A genomic segment from Bradyrhizobium sp. ISRA430 encodes:
- the soxC gene encoding sulfite dehydrogenase, with amino-acid sequence MSTRSANDDLAKASRRRFLQGSTAAVSGAVLGAGVSAAAETDNLPPNVPEWMRAPGEPMGSQPYGSPSPFEKNVVKNISPNLKQYISASGRTPLQELDGIITPNGLFYERHHGGVPTIDPAQHRLMLHGLVDRPLIFTMDELRRFPSESHIYFLECSGNPVYTKPYGKTASDLVGLLSCAEWTGVSLKLVLQEAGLQPGAKWVVAEGADAAALTRSIPIEKCLEDAMLVYSQNGERLRPQQGYPLRLLLPGFEGNMNVKWLRRLHVTAEPIYSREETSKYTDLMPDGSAREFSFYMEAKSIITRPSGGQRLTAPGFHEITGVAWSGHGKIARVEVSVDSGKNWQDAQLQEPVLTRALTRFRLPWRWDGQPAVIQSRAIDETGYVQPTLAELLAVRGDNHFYHNNAIWPWRIAANGEVANAQA; translated from the coding sequence AAGCGCCAACGACGATCTTGCGAAGGCCTCACGCCGACGCTTCCTGCAGGGCAGTACCGCGGCGGTGAGTGGCGCTGTTCTCGGCGCAGGCGTGTCCGCGGCCGCTGAAACGGACAACCTTCCGCCCAACGTGCCCGAATGGATGAGGGCGCCGGGCGAGCCGATGGGAAGCCAGCCTTATGGCTCGCCGTCGCCATTCGAGAAAAACGTCGTCAAGAACATCTCACCCAATCTCAAGCAATACATTTCCGCGTCGGGCCGGACACCGTTGCAGGAGCTCGACGGCATCATCACGCCGAATGGCCTGTTCTATGAGCGCCATCACGGTGGCGTCCCGACGATCGACCCCGCGCAACATCGGCTGATGCTGCACGGCCTCGTAGACCGTCCCTTGATCTTCACCATGGACGAACTGCGGCGCTTTCCGTCGGAGTCGCACATCTACTTTCTCGAATGCTCCGGCAACCCCGTCTACACGAAGCCCTACGGCAAGACGGCGTCGGATCTCGTCGGTCTCTTGAGCTGCGCGGAATGGACCGGTGTGAGCCTGAAGCTGGTGCTCCAGGAGGCCGGACTGCAGCCCGGGGCGAAATGGGTAGTCGCAGAAGGCGCCGACGCCGCCGCGCTGACCCGCAGCATCCCGATCGAGAAATGCTTGGAGGACGCGATGCTGGTCTACAGCCAGAACGGCGAGCGGCTGCGCCCGCAGCAGGGTTATCCTTTGCGGCTGTTGCTGCCAGGCTTCGAGGGCAACATGAATGTGAAATGGCTGCGGCGCCTGCATGTGACGGCGGAGCCGATCTATTCGCGCGAGGAGACCTCGAAATACACCGACCTGATGCCGGACGGCAGCGCGCGTGAATTCAGCTTCTACATGGAAGCCAAGTCGATCATCACGCGTCCCTCGGGCGGGCAGCGCCTGACAGCGCCAGGTTTCCACGAAATCACGGGCGTTGCCTGGAGTGGACACGGCAAGATCGCGCGTGTCGAGGTGTCGGTCGACAGCGGCAAGAACTGGCAGGACGCGCAATTGCAGGAGCCGGTGCTGACGCGTGCGCTGACACGCTTCCGTCTGCCCTGGCGATGGGATGGTCAGCCGGCGGTGATCCAGAGCCGCGCCATCGACGAGACCGGCTATGTGCAGCCGACGCTCGCCGAGCTGCTCGCAGTGCGAGGCGACAATCACTTCTATCACAACAATGCAATCTGGCCCTGGCGAATCGCGGCGAACGGCGAGGTGGCCAATGCGCAGGCGTGA
- a CDS encoding cytochrome c, translated as MRRRELRCVAFAILVLACVASARAQTAYGIGRPAAPAEIAGWNIDIGRDGSNLPQGRGTVSHGREVFDQQCASCHGEKGEGGVGDRLVGGQGTLGMAKPIRTVGSYWPYATTLFDYIRRAMPQNAPQSLSNDDVYAVSAYLLSLNGLVAADATLDAKSLAAIKMPNRDGFVRDPRPDVRNPACKERC; from the coding sequence ATGCGCAGGCGTGAGCTTCGGTGCGTCGCGTTCGCGATCCTGGTCTTGGCCTGCGTGGCGAGCGCACGGGCGCAAACCGCCTACGGCATCGGACGGCCGGCGGCGCCGGCTGAGATCGCGGGCTGGAACATCGATATTGGGCGCGATGGCAGCAATCTGCCGCAGGGCCGCGGCACAGTCAGCCACGGACGCGAGGTGTTCGATCAGCAATGCGCTTCCTGCCACGGCGAGAAGGGCGAGGGCGGTGTCGGCGACCGGCTGGTCGGTGGGCAGGGGACGCTTGGAATGGCCAAGCCGATCCGGACGGTCGGTAGCTATTGGCCCTATGCGACCACACTGTTCGACTACATTCGCCGCGCCATGCCGCAGAACGCGCCGCAGTCGCTCAGCAACGACGACGTCTATGCGGTGTCGGCCTATCTTCTCAGCCTGAACGGGCTGGTTGCGGCGGACGCGACGCTTGATGCGAAATCACTCGCGGCAATCAAGATGCCGAACCGCGACGGGTTCGTTCGGGATCCCCGGCCGGATGTCAGAAATCCGGCCTGCAAGGAGCGATGTTGA
- a CDS encoding divalent metal cation transporter, translated as MSDSAHAPTKSVLTVLRRLGPGLITGAADDDPSGIATYSQAGAQFGYGLLWTVFLTTPFMIAIQLVSAQIGRVTGKGLAANVMALAPRWLVIALVALLVAANTFNIAADIAAMAESLSLVIGGLNHEHALIFAATSTLLQVFLPYRRYAPLLKFLTLSLFAYVATAFTVNIPWSTALLAAVWPKTNVSADYFMMVVAVLGTTISPYLFFWQASQEVEEMNGKHRRALHKLARGGNPELTRIKIDTTAGMLLSNGIAFFIILTTAAVLHANGVTNINSATEAAEALRPLAGDFTFLLFGLGIIGTGMLAIPVLAGSAAYGVAEIFGWRATLEAKPDEAVGFYTIIATATVIGFGLGFTGIDSIRMLVWSAVLNGIVAVPIMAMMMLLVSSTTLMGRFKARNWLIALGWLGTALMALAVLALLGSSVIG; from the coding sequence ATGAGCGACAGCGCCCACGCACCGACGAAATCCGTGCTGACGGTGCTGCGAAGGCTGGGGCCCGGTCTGATCACCGGCGCGGCCGACGACGATCCGTCGGGGATCGCGACCTACTCGCAGGCGGGCGCGCAGTTTGGTTACGGACTGCTCTGGACGGTGTTTCTGACGACGCCGTTCATGATCGCCATCCAGCTCGTGAGCGCGCAGATCGGCCGGGTCACCGGCAAGGGCCTCGCCGCCAACGTCATGGCGCTCGCGCCGCGCTGGCTCGTGATTGCGCTCGTCGCCCTTCTCGTCGCAGCGAACACCTTCAACATCGCCGCCGACATCGCAGCGATGGCGGAGTCGCTCTCGCTCGTCATCGGCGGGCTCAACCATGAGCATGCGCTAATCTTCGCAGCCACCTCGACCCTGCTCCAGGTCTTCCTGCCCTATCGCCGCTACGCCCCGCTGCTGAAATTCCTGACGCTGTCGCTGTTCGCCTATGTGGCGACGGCGTTCACGGTCAATATCCCATGGAGCACCGCACTGCTCGCCGCGGTGTGGCCGAAGACGAATGTCAGCGCCGACTATTTCATGATGGTGGTGGCGGTGCTCGGCACCACAATTAGCCCCTATCTCTTCTTCTGGCAGGCGTCCCAGGAAGTCGAAGAGATGAACGGCAAGCACCGCCGCGCGCTGCACAAGCTTGCTCGCGGCGGCAATCCGGAGCTTACGCGAATCAAGATCGACACCACGGCCGGCATGCTGCTCTCCAACGGCATCGCTTTCTTCATCATCCTGACCACGGCGGCCGTCCTGCACGCCAACGGCGTCACCAACATCAATTCGGCAACGGAAGCCGCCGAAGCGCTGCGGCCGCTCGCCGGCGATTTCACCTTCCTCCTGTTCGGCCTCGGCATCATCGGCACTGGCATGCTGGCGATCCCGGTGCTGGCGGGCTCGGCGGCCTATGGCGTTGCGGAAATCTTCGGATGGCGCGCGACGCTGGAGGCGAAGCCGGACGAGGCGGTCGGCTTCTACACCATCATCGCGACCGCGACTGTGATTGGCTTCGGCCTCGGCTTCACTGGGATCGACTCGATCCGCATGCTGGTGTGGAGCGCCGTGCTCAACGGCATCGTCGCCGTGCCGATTATGGCGATGATGATGCTGCTCGTCTCGAGCACCACGCTTATGGGCCGCTTCAAGGCGCGGAACTGGCTGATCGCGCTCGGTTGGCTCGGCACCGCGCTGATGGCGCTCGCCGTCCTCGCCTTGCTCGGCTCGTCCGTGATCGGCTGA